aggtggtgtttacattagaccgtatccgtctcgttttcgtcgcggatgcactgtccgttcacattaaaatgccgggaaacgactccacaggcggaacaacttgaatccgccagggcccacgtattcaacccagttcgtatctgatccggtgctgtgtaaacattgagatacgaggaaacgcagtgctgagctctagctgacgtcgtcattggacaacgtcactgtgacatccaccttcctgattcgctggcgttgttcatgccacgttggtcatgtgacgcgactgctgaaaaacggcgcggacttcacttcctgctattgtttctgccttgtatcacctttttgtttttcattaaagagtataaaagtatgaatataatgctttgctttgtcattcttaatgttgttcatggtaagatgcaaatactgcccattgtgtagttatgattgtctttaggcttgccatccttccacttgcaagtggtgagtgacttgcgcatgcccgatatgtactgggatcacacacacagctgctcagtcccgaatcactgctcgtgcgcttcactcacgcgctctgtgagctgcgcagggccggagtgcgcaccctccagagggcactcgctgttcagggcggagtgatttggagcgcagccgctgaggaggaagcgctgagctgcactgacacatttcaacttacgtgccgaattagtcatgtgattagcgtatccgtgtattggtgttgctgtgtgcacgcgaatcgtgtattggcgttgctgtgtgcacgcgaatcattttaaaaacattaatctgatgatccgctgatacggtctaatgtaaacaccaccttagtttaCAAAAAATGTAACTTCCAATTAAATAtcttttctattgtgaatgaaagtactgtatacatcccaaagtaaaacctagttagtactaaaaaatgcaattctgaatttaaccagtaaaatctaagtgtaataattaaaggagaattaaatgaaatgaccacaaggtcaaaactgagattGCAATTTACTCTTACAAACAGATTTATTTGAACTTGTaagagacattactgctgtagggctggtgtgtccctgtaaaataaggtataagAAACTTCAGCATATATACACTGGACCTAGTTGAAGGAGTTAGTTAGTTTTATTCAAAAAGATAATcatgattgtgaaacagtccAAACATTAGACAATCTTCATAGACAACCCAATCTAATTGTGTCCTGCATTTTACCTTTACTCCTAATACTTTTTATATGTGTTTTATTATTCACCCTGAAGATATAATAGAAAAACAAATACAGTATAAACAAGTCTACTACTCATTTTACTTTTTGCCCTGAAAGAGTTAACCTGCAGCTGTCGTTGGTACTGACTAATTTAAGGGTCTCAACTGTTGTCTAATAGACGGGTTGGTGGATTCTGCAGAAGTACATGGAGAAGCTCAGCCAGCGTCTGCTCCTGCTGATTCAAATGGGCAGAGTGGTACGCGCCACCAACCACTGATTGCTGCCTTTCATGATCGATGATTTTGCTGGAATGCTATGGTTTCGCCTTGGACCAATTACTAACGTCCACAACCTTTTGTCTTTGTGTTGCTTTTACAGCAGCTATCTGCTTTGGGGTATCCACATTAGAGACTGTATTCCTTACTTTTCTGGCATTTCTTTTCCCTTTCTGTATGAATGTTCCTCGCAAGCCAGAGCATTGCTCTACTGAATAACTAACACAATGTGTTTTAATATCATGGCTGATATGCTGAATGTTTTACACTCTTTCAATCAGGAGATAATGTAGTGGAGTTTCTCATTCATTTATCACAGCAAGCCTTGCTCTAATGGCCACAGTGACATGGGTGTGATGCATTTAATGCATTTAAAAGCTTGAAAATGATCTATGCCTGTCAGCATTCAAGCAATTGCAGTTTATTGCAGCTACCTTCCCAGTTTTCCTTTTTTCCTGGTGTGCATTCGTAAGAAAATGGATTTAAATTGCAATTCTCTAATGGCTGCTTTTTTCTCCCCTTATGGATGCATGCCATTTATGAACAAGCAGGAGGACCCACAGGTTCATCTCCAACAGGTACTGTTTATATTTCGTCTCTTTTATTAAATCATGTTTGTTTTTCAGAGTCTAGTAGTAGGGATGCACTGATCCCCATTTTACCAATTTTATATCTCTATTATAAAAGAATATTCAGCCATACGATAAACTTCTGTTGCTAAGCTAttcaaaacatcaaataatgttgaaatgatggTGTGGAGCTGTTATTATATGTTCACACGAACCATTTGTGTTGTGTTCTGAACCAATGAAACTCTGGAAACTATGGCAAATTGCCTTACTGAGCCAGCCTTTCAGGCCATTATTGGCCCAATTCTGATACTCAGTTCTGGAATAGGAGCAACCCTATCTATTCACTATTTAATACTGTATAAGTACTGGAGAAGCCATggcgtaatggttagagaagcagctttaggaccaaaaggtcactggttcaattccctgggccagcaggaatggctgaaatgcccttgagcaaggtgcctaatacccaagctgctctgggtatgttgtatgttactctggataagatcgtctgctaaatgcttgtacaGTCATGGGGAAAAGAAAGCGTACCCTCCTTCAacttgagatttttatttttcaggGCCTAAATAACAATTGCTTGGTTCTCACCAAATTCTATGAATAAATAATATCAATTGGCAAGACAAAAAACTAACAGATTTCAATATGTAGTCattttttcccaaaaagtaaaccaacattcagaaaccaggtgGGAATAAACAAGTGCCCCCTATAATCTACTGACATGGAGAACCACCTTTAGGAACAAtaacataaagcaaacattttctGTAGGAGTTTATCAGTCTATCACATGGCTGTAGAGACATTTTATCAGACTCTTCTTTACaaaattgcttcagttcattgatGTATGAGGGTTTAAGGACAGCTCTCTTAAGATCCCACCCAAACATCCAAACAtctcaatggggttgaggtctggactttgacttgccaTTCCAACACCAATTGTTGATAAAGGTGGTTCTTAATGTTATTGACTTATGGGGTGTACTTGTTTTTCTCCAGctggtttctgaatgttggtttactCTTTGGGGAAAGAATAAAaatagggtgtactttctttttcccatgacTGTACATCACACCATGCCACATTAATCTTTGTGACACTTTGTTTGTGTAACATATAGACTAGTTTTCTTTAACATATAGTGTGGAAATAAAAGTAGTCACAGAATGCCCTTTATTTGCACCTTTCAACTCTTATGTATGTTCATATTCATATGGTTAACAGGGCTAACAAAATAATGATTTTACCAtcccattgcttttttttttaatcttgtctGAGTTCTGTTCATATTAAATCAGTTCTCTCTTCTTGTGGAAAAGTGGCACTGATTAATTGGACATAACTAATCAACAATGATTAGCTGTGTCCTTGTTTTTATGATGCCTGAATAATAAGAGTTCCATtaggccaggaaatccaaatgatgATATACCATGGACTCTGAAAACAAGTACGGCAATATTTCCAGATGTAGCAGCTGACTTCTCTTCAGGGGGTTATGATGAAGACTGGCAAGACATGGGTCGAGGTTTTATAGACCAGAGTAtaccagaagaagaagaacatttTCTGATGACCAGCTGGAGTGGTCCATCGAAGCATCTGCAGCATCGACTGGTCAGTCCTGATCGCACCAGAAGCCTGTCCCTGGAGAACGACCTTCCTGTCTCCTTCTTAATCCGCAGTGCAGCCCTGGAAGATCTCACAGCTGTTGGGGACAAGATCAGAGAACGTGAGAGTGTTTCTGTTTCTGAAGAATTTCTCCAACAACCCTGCATTGATTCCACTGAGAAAGGTCCTAAGGATGGGCAACAAACTGTGACAGATCAACAGAAGATGACACAATTTGGAGATAAAGATATACCCAGTATGGGCACCTTGCATTGTTCCAATGTCAATTTATCAGTGGATCCAAGCTGTGACCATGACCAAGGAAGTACTTCACTGAAGCAGGAATTTGTCAGTgctacagtactaccacagagcCACATACAGTGTCTGACTTCAGTGTCACTGAGAGACTCTTATTTGGTACTGCATGAAGGTAATTACAGTGATTCAGTTGAAGACCAGAGCACTCAATTGGCACTTCACCCTGGAAGCCTCAAGACAGAAGGAAAAGAAGTCATTCCTCTTTTGAAGGACTCAACCAGTTTTCCAGTCACTTCCTATGGCTCACCAACTAGAAAATCTCGTGTACCCGTATCTCAGTTCAAAGGTCTGTGATGTCTTGTTAATCAATCCCAAATCCCAGCCTAGTCTCTCTTGTTTTATTTCCTTCTGCCTCTGCTTTTCAGAGCTATTTTAAGCTGTACTGCATTGTCCTTTGCTGTAAAGAATGTCCAGCGAAATAGATGCAGCATTGAAGGAAATTGCCTGTTGCCCCACAAATATTTAAGCTTTTCTTTCATATAACTTCTGTCACCCTGCCGTGCTTTGATCTTGGTTGACAGTAATGTGGCCTTTTTCTGTGCTGATTGATGAAGGCCACATTTTTGCTGGCCACATTTCCACAAGTCCATTTAGCATGTCACAACTGCATGAATTTGTTTGTGTGTTCTTGTGATCATCGCTACATCATCGTTATTAACAGAATAGAACTGCTAAAATCCTCTCCTACATGCACTTCTATACTCAGTATATCAAATACAGGAAAAGCAGTTTCTCTAGGAACTCTCAAAGCATGGCAGTTCCCTGTGGTACATGTGCCTATTCTGGTATAATAGAGCCAATCtgagcaggaaaaaaaattgaACAAATTGTTTTGACCCACATCTTTCTCTTTGGTAGCTCAAGCCAAGACTGACAATGACACTGAGAAACGGGTAAGCAATCCTTTTGTTTTCTTACATTATTTGTTTTTATAATCCCTCCACTCCTCACCTTTTCAATATTTTGTTCACTATCTATATTCTTTTGATTCAGTCATTTTCATCTTATGGCACAAAGACACTCAAAGCACCTCCTGCCAAAGCTAGAGTATCCTCCTTAAAAAGACCCTCCAACATTGCGAAAAAACCCTCAGCTTCCTCTAGTTCTCTTTCAGCACCTAAAAGTGCTTTACAAACAGGGACTGGGCCAAGGGTGAGTATAGTTGCTGAGCAAATGTCTCCTCTGCTTCTGCTGAAAATGGCTTAATCTACACTTCCACCGCAGTGGTGATATGCTTTTCTTCAATTTTGACTAACAGTAGACTCTCCATCGTCCACAATTAAATAATTTACTGACACATTTACTGCATGTAAGGTGTGAGCTACATTTTAAAAGTGATTTTGGCCCAATATAACTTGTGCTGGCCTTACACCAAATGACTTTTCATGCGATTTCACTGTTGCAGACAAATTACCAGTGTCGGAATAAAATCTTGAGAGTTTTGCTAGAGCTGGGGCACACTCCCTTAACCTCAATCATTTGGTGTAAGGTGGTCAGGAGTCTTAAGTCAGTCTTTTACTTGTATTGACATTCCAATAAAATCAAAAGTGTTTAATCTTATCATAGATAATATTAATCACTTTATCTTCAAATGATCATAGATAATCACTTGAAAAGTTGCAAGTTGTAATCTTGCTGGCATAACGCTGTGACTAATGATGCATTGTCTTTAGATGTGAGAGGGTGTCAGACTTTAGACTTTTAAAAGTCTTTTCCGGGTCTTTTCAAGTCTTCTAGTCTATGGTTAGCATTACAGAAGCATATTGCTGCCActccagaaaaagaaaaatggatcAGTATCACATTATAACCTGAAAAGTTTATGGGGATAGCAAGATGTTTTTCATGTTTTAACAagatacactgcaaccctgttATAACGAATTCCTTGGGGGACATCCAAAGAGTATACTATACTGGAAAGTTTGTAATGctaaaatggacccacttgttacACCACTCATGTTATACACAAAATTataggcacattctccttatcatcaatttctccttctgagtcactatcactgactgactcactcaggcccgccgacagggggggacaaacgggtatgttgtcccgggcccaggaatggggggggcccagaactgggctctcatgaagttgcgattattttatttcatttcaaattgtgttgatttgggggagaaatgtgctatatttgcattcaataaatgatttctagatcttttgcctttattgtctttgaaaaaggcgtcaagaaccccctaccacccctaatgcaaaaatggtttggtctgactctttgattaaggggaaaaaaacgacatcgttcgatcatagcgctttgaCAAtcagcgtgccatttgccaacatgcacaagtcaggagcacagaaaagaaaagagaggaagaaaccaagagactcaggggctcactgcataaatattttaaaaaagattcggatgatgcagcaggtactagcaaaggcagtggggcagctgagccaggtaagacacagccaactttttcccgccccgtaaagtaaccccaaccaaggcacacgcggcatgcaattcatgttacaaacgaggggagagcaagtcacactgaacaccatatcaaacgcacagggcattgaatcatttcataaccacaacggcttaataacattgtgtcatatatctgattgaagctaagaatattcacattagcccgcaatcatatcccgccgtttctcgagcggtgtgttcttctctgcttttcacactggacagtacgcacgcacgcacaacaaaagtccggcgcattgcatttcgcacctgaatagttgcagactaaggaaatgttaaaatgttaaaactgtaaaaatgttgaaatgctaaaatgaaatggttgttgaccggttgaatggtttttgaatacctgtcatttaagggttggagtgagtagagactgggataagagaggtgggtgtgtgtgtgggttggcccgggggggggggggggggggggttgttgggggggcccattcagagcattttgtcccgggcccagccaaagctgtcagcggccctggactcactgactgagttaaaggatcacaaacGGAGGCGATAGTTTCCTCATCTGTTATAGAAATGACAGAGGTTACCAGTATATTGTTGTCAGTCCATCCACTGACTcgctatgttttctaaatcttcaccattcagttaatTCATGTGTTCATATGTAAATTACCAATGATATCATTTATGTTGCACCAGAGGGCTGGGTGGGGGGTATAAAAATGCCATCAGCTCGCTTTAACTAGGTGTTTAGTTTAgcagtatcagcagtcattttattgatttttttttatcaccgttctcgataattgtttGTGATCTACACCTAAGCAAGGctcattaagcctttgtttttTGGTGTTAACATGTATTTTTAACTTGACTGTGGATttaattacttattgtttgtctctggtgggaagaggagcgcatggctcagtgtgtcatgtaagcaggcgaatgacggatgtaattgcaggaagagtgtttatttacaaacaggcaggcaaacagttcaaaaaacaTAAGACAAAGACAGGGTCATGAAACGGGCAGTGATcacgtgaggcacaaacagaatgatgGCAGCAAAGACAAAAGAcatagtccaaatacacaaaacaaagtcaaaaccagaaaggcaatacacagatacaatacaaggcttggtaatgtgagacactaggcACAACGCGTATACTttgccaagtctgtgtgtttagagagtcctgAGTTTACTGGTTTGGGAGGgtgctggatgaggatggtcacctgcaggacccctccccgTGGCTTCTATTACAGAGCATTAGAAtctgaacaaacagttaaacgagtcatatttaagtctttcacatttattttagaatactagaacaatttttacaatagaacTGCACTCCTGTTTTTTTCGGaccttaaagtgtgtgtgtgtgtgtgtgtgtgtgtgtgtgtgtgtgtgtgtgtgtggcttttgGGAGGGTGCAGGGTCCCGTTGGGGGGGGGAAGCACTCCCCCCaata
Above is a genomic segment from Neoarius graeffei isolate fNeoGra1 chromosome 14, fNeoGra1.pri, whole genome shotgun sequence containing:
- the mapta gene encoding microtubule-associated protein tau isoform X3 — protein: MDQQHDSFNSHSNHCNSANAMANSLAGMTINDHHHGEQLENGVSPMKDGLVDSAEVHGEAQPASAPADSNGQSGGPTGSSPTDVAADFSSGGYDEDWQDMGRGFIDQSIPEEEEHFLMTSWSGPSKHLQHRLVSPDRTRSLSLENDLPVSFLIRSAALEDLTAVGDKIRERESVSVSEEFLQQPCIDSTEKGPKDGQQTVTDQQKMTQFGDKDIPSMGTLHCSNVNLSVDPSCDHDQGSTSLKQEFVSATVLPQSHIQCLTSVSLRDSYLVLHEGNYSDSVEDQSTQLALHPGSLKTEGKEVIPLLKDSTSFPVTSYGSPTRKSRVPVSQFKAQAKTDNDTEKRSFSSYGTKTLKAPPAKARVSSLKRPSNIAKKPSASSSSLSAPKSALQTGTGPRAPGSRPYAAGTKIPAMTPPQSVKVDPKKQVKNGKDSPKTPEASGQSSPGTPKSPASKSLGGKTPAGKEIKKVAVIRSTPKSPGSLKNRSPAPLTAAPLPDLKNVRSKVGSTDNIKHQPGGGRVQILDKKVDFSNVQARCGSKDNIKHVPGGGKVQILDQKLDLSNVQARCGSKDNIKHTPGGGKVQIVHKKLDLSNVQAKCGSKDNIHHKPGGGNIEIRSEKLEFKGQSKIGSLDNIGHVAGGGQKR
- the mapta gene encoding microtubule-associated protein tau isoform X1, which translates into the protein MDQQHDSFNSHSNHCNSANAMANSLAGMTINDHHHGEQLENGVSPMKDGLVDSAEVHGEAQPASAPADSNGQSGGPTGSSPTDVAADFSSGGYDEDWQDMGRGFIDQSIPEEEEHFLMTSWSGPSKHLQHRLVSPDRTRSLSLENDLPVSFLIRSAALEDLTAVGDKIRERESVSVSEEFLQQPCIDSTEKGPKDGQQTVTDQQKMTQFGDKDIPSMGTLHCSNVNLSVDPSCDHDQGSTSLKQEFVSATVLPQSHIQCLTSVSLRDSYLVLHEGNYSDSVEDQSTQLALHPGSLKTEGKEVIPLLKDSTSFPVTSYGSPTRKSRVPVSQFKAQAKTDNDTEKRSFSSYGTKTLKAPPAKARVSSLKRPSNIAKKPSASSSSLSAPKSALQTGTGPRAPGSRPYAAGTKIPAMTPPQSVKVDPKKQVKNGKDSPKTPEASGQSSPGTPKSPASKSLGGKTPAGKEIKKVAVIRSTPKSPGSLKNRSPAPLTAAPLPDLKNVRSKVGSTDNIKHQPGGGRVQILDKKVDFSNVQARCGSKDNIKHVPGGGKVQILDQKLDLSNVQARCGSKDNIKHTPGGGKVQIVHKKLDLSNVQAKCGSKDNIHHKPGGGNIEIRSEKLEFKGQSKIGSLDNIGHVAGGGQKRREKGRGAGTPQYEGSLSPDPSDPTTPSSISVSPEPIHLSNPQIKIEDSN